A stretch of DNA from Fibrobacter sp. UWR3:
AGGTCGCTGCACTTGTTCTTGCCGAATTCCACCCAATCCTCAAGTGTTTCGATGCAGTCGATAAACTTGCAGAGCGACGCCTTGTCGGAACAGGCCATATCGGAGAAGGGCCGTAGTGTATCGCCGTCGAACTTGACGTCGTATGTCGTCATCTGGGCCATCAGCAGGCGGTTCTTGACCTTGTCCCAGTCATCCTGCTTGTCGCGGGGGCGGAACGTATTCGTTTCGGATACCCAGTTCTGCCAGGCGTCCACCTCCTCGTTGGTAATCTTGCGGACCGCCTGCACAACGGGATTGCGGACCAGCGCAAAGAAGTCGGGCCTGGAAATTCCCTTCTGGTCGAGAACGGTAAACAGGCTCGCGAGTGCATTTTCGGTCAGGGAACTCCTTGCGGGCGAATCGACTATCGAGAACGGGATGCGCATCGTTTCGCTCTGGTCGAACACCATATTGATTGCCGTGCGGTAATCGTCGAGGCAGGGCGATACTACCAGGATATCCTCGACGCGTGCGCCCTTCCTGAGCAGCTTGCAGATTTGGGTATGCAGGTTCTCGATTTCGCGGATTCGGGTCGGTGCCGCGGTCACGTCGAGGGTGCCGTCGCCTACGCAGGATTCGAGACCGTCCATGTTGTTTTCGCGATGTGCGACGGCGTATTGTACCTTGTGCAGGAGGGTGTCTTGCGGCAATTCGATTTCGCGCCCCTCCCTGTCAAAAATGCCGTTGAAGTCGAAATCGTAGTTGGTCGCCTGGCACCAGAGTTTTATATTGTCGCGTCCGGAACGGCCCCAGTTTACGAGCAGGTCGTTTTCTGCCGGTTGCGTGCCGTTGCCAGCGTATTCGGAGATATCCTCGATGTCCGTCGTCGGGTCGCCGGATTCGGGATTCCCCGTTTCCATGATTTTCATCTTGTCCCTGATGTGCGCGGCATCGCCGGTACCCGATTTCCATTCACCGGTCTTGGAAACTTCCCAATTCCTGCAAATCTTCTCAGGGGCGGTAAACGCGTCTTCCCAGAATTCCATACACGGATTCTGGATGAACGCGTACACGTCGTGCTCGCTAGCATATTTCTGCAATATGACGCGGTAGAACTGCCCCATACCCGAAAGTCCGAAGATAAAGACGGGGAGAACCTTGCCGTTGTTACCGTGCGGAAGTTTTTCTTCGTTGAATTTACCGTTTTCAAGAGCCTCGAAGAGGTACGGGATGGTAAGGTAATTCCGATTTTCGTGCAATTTTTGGGACATTTCCTTGAAAGCTCGGGTCAACAGCGATACATTGTCGCCCTGCTTGTGGAAAATGGCCGAATACAGCTTTTGCTGCCATGCCTCGCGCCCCGCGAGCTTGCCGTTGAAATTCGCAAAGAACGGCTGCAGTTTACCCGCTTTCCAGTGGTCGAGAATGCCTTCTACATTGCCTTTAGCATTTTTTGCGAAACCGCTCGGGCGGCTCGTCTCGTATTCCAGGAAGAGTGACGCCATCTTCAGGGCAAAATCGAACAGGTGGTTTTCGTCAAGTCCTCCCTCCGGGTCGTTCGCGTTCGTGAGGTAGCGGGTCACTTCGTCGTCGATGCGCTTGTAGTTCGGGATACCGTCCGTTTCGCTCGTCAGGTAGGCGAGAATCACGTTCATCAGGATATCCGCCGAGAGTTTGCAGAGGCGGGTTGTTTTACCTTCCTTGTCCGTGACGACACCTTCCCCCACCAGGATATCGAACAGGAACCTGTCAATGGTGCTCTTGTTCAGGTTGGCGAGCACGCCCTTCTTCTTCATCCAGCGCAGGCGAAACCACTGTTCCAGTTTCGGGTCTGGGAATATAACGACCGGGGCGTTGAACGGGTCGGTCCAGGCGGCTGTGAGCGTGTCGATCATCTCGTCGGCGAGATGTTCCAGATTCAATGCAAATTTAAGATGTAGCATAGGCTTAATATACTCAAAAAAAATGTCAGTAAAGTGACAATCCGAAAAAAAAGATAATCCGCGCGGATTGCCTCTCTACTTATTTATCGCTCGCTCGGTCGGTTTTGTAAAATGGGTTGCCACGGACCCGCCACAATGCTATATTTTGCGCATGCTCAAGATTATCAGGGCTATCAGCCGTTTCCTTTCTACCTATACATCTCTGGTCGTCATCGGCGCCGCGGTGGTCGCCTTTTTCCTCCCGGTCGCGTTCGGCTGGGTTCACGGCAACACGAGTTCCATCATCCTGGGCGTCATCATGCTCAGCATGGGTCTTACCATCACCGTCGACGACGTGAAGAACCTCATGAAGCAGCCGCTCCACATTCTGCTCGGGGCCTGCGCGCAGTACACCATCATGCCGCTGGTGGCCTTCACCCTCACCAAGGTTTTCGGGCTCGACCCGTACCTGGCCGTGGGCATAATCCTTGTGGGTTGCTGCCCGGGTGGCGTCTCGAGCAACGTGATGAGCTTCCTTGCCAAAGGGGACGTGACGTATTCCGTGAGCATGACGATGGTCTCGACCTTGCTTGCCCCGCTCATGACCCCGCTGCTCGTGCTCTGGCTTGCCGATACGAGCATCGACGTGAACGCGAAGGGGATGTTCCTGAACATCCTGTACGTGACGGTTGCACCGATTCTGGTTGGCTTTGTTTGCAACTATTTCCTGGGCAAGAACCCTGTGTTCAAGGAAGTGCGTGCGAATATGCCCGCGGTTAGCGTGATTGGCCTTGCGCTGATTGTGGGCGGTGTCATCGTGACGGTGCGCCCGCACCTGCTTACGAACGGGCTTTCGCTGTTGTTCCTCGTGCTTGCGGTGGTGTTTTTCCACAACGGGCTCGGCTACGTGCTGGGCTATACCGTCGGGCGCATCTTCAAGTTCAACACCGCAAAGAAGCGCACCATCGCTATCGAAGTGGGCGTGCAGAATGCGGGCATGGCGACCGTGCTTGCGGCTGCCTTCTTCGCGAACCCCGAGAACGTGGCTGCCCACCCGGAGGCAGCGATTTGCGTGGTTCCGTGTGCCATCAGCTGCGCGTACCATTCCATAAGCGGCACGATTGTCGCGGAGTTCTTTGCGCGCCGTGACCGGTAAATTATTTATTATTGTGTTATAATAAGTAGGAGGAAACTTCGGGTTATGAAAAAACAATTGTTCCTGCAGATTCTTGTATTGGCGTTCCTGTTCGTCATGGCTTCCTGTGGTGACGACGATTCTGGCTTTATCGCCCGTGGCGACGGTTCCTCCCTGGAAGACGATTCGAGCGATTCCGAAGGTGACGAGGATTCTGCTGATTCCAAGAGTGGTTCCAGTTCCAGCAAGAAAGGTTCAAGTTCCAGCGGCAAAGGGTCTTCGTCCGGTTATTCGTCCTCCCGCTCGTCCAGTTCTTCGAGTGTACGCAGTTCCTCTTCCGTGAAATCCTCCAGTTCTTCGCTGGCAAGCTCATCTTCCATCGCTTACGAGGACATTCCCGGGAAGGCGATTGCGGGCGTGTACCAAGGCTTTGTCGGGCATGTGGTAATGCCTACCATCGAGGTACGTGCGCTGACAAGCAAACTGGAATATGTGGATTCTACGGTTTCGTACGTGGGAAAGATTGACTCTATTGGGTACCGGTTCAGTGTCCGGGGGCTCCCCGAAGATATCGAGTACGCCGAGATACACGTTAGGGTGAATGACGGCACGAACTCTACGATAAGGTACTACGTAGACGAGTATGCGGTAGTCAACCTGAAGGGGGTGGATTCCCTGTATGTGAATTCGGCGATGAACTTTATCTACAAGAGGGTAAAGTACCTGGTGCGCGAAAAAGGCTTGTCGTTTGACGAAGCCAAGGCGCAGGCGGAAAGCGACTTGCGAAAGGCCTTCTATGTCGAAGAGGCCTTCCATGACCTGGAAAGGATTGATGTGCTGCATGACGAGACGGAAGGTGGGTACTGGGCGGCGACAATTGCAACGACGGAATCCATCTCTTGGTTGGGTAATGCGTTGCGGACTGATTTCTGGTCGGATGCCTTTGTTACAGACGGTACGCTCAACCTGGGGGATGAACTTGCTTCCGGGCTGGCCAGCACGTTCTACAACTGTGTCGGTCTCGCTTGCTTGGGGGACGTCTATTCTAGGCATGCGAACCGTGACCGCATAAGGGTGAACCTGATAAAGTTCTTCGATACGGTCAGTGGGCGCGGTGCCTGTACTTCGGACCGTGCAGGGGATGTCTTCAGGGTCGCGTCCGATACCTCCTCGTCCGGTTTCTATACCTGCGATGGAAAGGAGTGGGACCGTTCTACCGTTATGGATAGGGATATGTACAAGTTGGATTTTCCGGTCTGCGGAACTACGGAAAAGACGGTCATTGGCGCCTCTAAGTTTGAATACTATTGCAATGGGAAGGGAACGTGGATTGAGGCTCGCCCTTGGTCGGTTGATGTCCCTGTAAAGTTCCGGCTCAATCCGGATATCGACTACGGGACTATGACCGACCCGCGTGATGGGCAGACATACGCGACTGTGAAAATAGGGAACAAGGTATGGATGGCACAGAACCTGAACTTCAAGGGCTACAAGAACAAGGAAGACGAGGACAGTACGCTTGTTGCGAACTTGAGCGGCGGCCACATCTGCAATAGCAAGAAGGAAGCGCATTGCGATGTGTGCGGAAGGCTGTACGACTGGGCTGCCGTCATGAACCTCAACGAATCCATGGATTCCGTCACGGCGAAGGCGATGATTGTAGACCCGCACCAGGGCATTTGTCCCGATGGTTGGCACATCCCCAGTACGGATGAATTTGAGCATATCATTACGGAATACTATAGCAGCAACACGGACAAGACTGCCGATATGCTGAGGTCTAGGCAGGGCTGGGGCAAGTCGGTCCCGGACAAGGACCCGGTAGGTTTTTCGGCGTTGCCCTGTGGCATATATTTTAATTCCTTGAACATGGGATGGGCTTTTGATGATTGGGGATCTGAGGCGTATTTTGCTGCCACGCCAAGATACCATTTACACACTGAAATTACCATGAGCGCGAGCTTTACGGGCATTGGAAGTTACGACAACAGTTCCCGGCATAGGCATAACTCTGTTCGATGCGTAAAGAACGACGACTAGATAGGAGGGAACATGAAGCATCTTCTTTCTATAGGCTTGATTGTGGTCTTGACGCAGGTGTTTTTTGCCTGCGGGGACGACGATTCCGACTTTATCGCCCGCGGCGACGATTCTTCCCTGGAAGATGACTCGAGTGATTCCGACGGCGATGAGGATTCTAGCGAATCCAAAAGCGGTTCCAGTTCCAGCAGGAAGGGCTCCAGTTCCAGTTCCGGCGGGTCATCTTCTAGCGCGGGGTCCTCTTCGTCGAGATACACCTACGACGTCTCTAAGATTGAGAAGGGAACGTTTACCGACAAGCGCGACGGGCGCGAGTACAGGACCATTACCGTTGATGGAAGTATCTGGATGGCGGAGAACCTGAACTACGCGCCGGCATCTAGCCTCGGTTGCCACCAAGACGATGATAAGGACTGCACCAAGTATGGAAGAATCTATACCTGGGGCGAGGTTATCGATTCTACAAAATCCTATTGTGGGTACAACATTGTTTGTGACCAGCCTCTCCAGGGAATCTGCCCGGATGGATGGAGGATTCCGACGAGGGGGGATTGGGTGGCCCTGCTTAGTAAGTTCTACGGATCGACTCCCTCATTCTACGAGTATAAGGGGTTGGCTCCGGCTCTGTTTTCTAAGGATAACGCGTCGAGCTATCAGGGGACCGATGATTACGGGTTTACCGTTGC
This window harbors:
- a CDS encoding FISUMP domain-containing protein, whose product is MKKQLFLQILVLAFLFVMASCGDDDSGFIARGDGSSLEDDSSDSEGDEDSADSKSGSSSSKKGSSSSGKGSSSGYSSSRSSSSSSVRSSSSVKSSSSSLASSSSIAYEDIPGKAIAGVYQGFVGHVVMPTIEVRALTSKLEYVDSTVSYVGKIDSIGYRFSVRGLPEDIEYAEIHVRVNDGTNSTIRYYVDEYAVVNLKGVDSLYVNSAMNFIYKRVKYLVREKGLSFDEAKAQAESDLRKAFYVEEAFHDLERIDVLHDETEGGYWAATIATTESISWLGNALRTDFWSDAFVTDGTLNLGDELASGLASTFYNCVGLACLGDVYSRHANRDRIRVNLIKFFDTVSGRGACTSDRAGDVFRVASDTSSSGFYTCDGKEWDRSTVMDRDMYKLDFPVCGTTEKTVIGASKFEYYCNGKGTWIEARPWSVDVPVKFRLNPDIDYGTMTDPRDGQTYATVKIGNKVWMAQNLNFKGYKNKEDEDSTLVANLSGGHICNSKKEAHCDVCGRLYDWAAVMNLNESMDSVTAKAMIVDPHQGICPDGWHIPSTDEFEHIITEYYSSNTDKTADMLRSRQGWGKSVPDKDPVGFSALPCGIYFNSLNMGWAFDDWGSEAYFAATPRYHLHTEITMSASFTGIGSYDNSSRHRHNSVRCVKNDD
- a CDS encoding bile acid:sodium symporter family protein, which codes for MLKIIRAISRFLSTYTSLVVIGAAVVAFFLPVAFGWVHGNTSSIILGVIMLSMGLTITVDDVKNLMKQPLHILLGACAQYTIMPLVAFTLTKVFGLDPYLAVGIILVGCCPGGVSSNVMSFLAKGDVTYSVSMTMVSTLLAPLMTPLLVLWLADTSIDVNAKGMFLNILYVTVAPILVGFVCNYFLGKNPVFKEVRANMPAVSVIGLALIVGGVIVTVRPHLLTNGLSLLFLVLAVVFFHNGLGYVLGYTVGRIFKFNTAKKRTIAIEVGVQNAGMATVLAAAFFANPENVAAHPEAAICVVPCAISCAYHSISGTIVAEFFARRDR
- a CDS encoding exodeoxyribonuclease V subunit gamma, whose amino-acid sequence is MLHLKFALNLEHLADEMIDTLTAAWTDPFNAPVVIFPDPKLEQWFRLRWMKKKGVLANLNKSTIDRFLFDILVGEGVVTDKEGKTTRLCKLSADILMNVILAYLTSETDGIPNYKRIDDEVTRYLTNANDPEGGLDENHLFDFALKMASLFLEYETSRPSGFAKNAKGNVEGILDHWKAGKLQPFFANFNGKLAGREAWQQKLYSAIFHKQGDNVSLLTRAFKEMSQKLHENRNYLTIPYLFEALENGKFNEEKLPHGNNGKVLPVFIFGLSGMGQFYRVILQKYASEHDVYAFIQNPCMEFWEDAFTAPEKICRNWEVSKTGEWKSGTGDAAHIRDKMKIMETGNPESGDPTTDIEDISEYAGNGTQPAENDLLVNWGRSGRDNIKLWCQATNYDFDFNGIFDREGREIELPQDTLLHKVQYAVAHRENNMDGLESCVGDGTLDVTAAPTRIREIENLHTQICKLLRKGARVEDILVVSPCLDDYRTAINMVFDQSETMRIPFSIVDSPARSSLTENALASLFTVLDQKGISRPDFFALVRNPVVQAVRKITNEEVDAWQNWVSETNTFRPRDKQDDWDKVKNRLLMAQMTTYDVKFDGDTLRPFSDMACSDKASLCKFIDCIETLEDWVEFGKNKCSDLEKLTEHLDKWIAMPHVPDALKSETIVYRRVADAIALLGWQNAAGQNEISMKIVEQTLLTAAQGTEYSCGNIFVNGITFMKFAPNRTLPVKHLFFIGADAMSFPGAKQHNTLDLRKSCKPWPGDDSPVLKNRYAFLCQLMSTGEGFHLSYVNKDIKKDAELYPSSVVNDLRKFIAVEWKETEIKLDETRDVTELFTPKSLRNKEAYEWMRLSEEEHQEKIRKRRRERLGKLDKNKLKEYLVRIPERVGFYTLASFLKDPFQFRISLMLIDEDDEDVEKELFEPVYFDHLDTSIVLKKALAAELSGESEELENFKKDLELKGKTPNGEFGAIQWQTIDAKKKLILTQMGGTPEAPGLVQDIQANWSYGQKIQDLQFARTDGSQWLLSGKLDWSNAKKIEDVTEIIEVSSTSSKNEKISFDKYMSPYIKALAVITYKGTAKPELENTPQTIGVSIYSCDKEMSGPAKTSVVMTPADARKKIETIYATAFGDEATKSMPFSKAVPADLIGELKEKNIFSYAEKLLSDSWAFFDKKSLFNPLTDVGFSPDNFASEWDEATDKMNRLIAIKKYKR